A stretch of Desulfomonilia bacterium DNA encodes these proteins:
- the trpA gene encoding tryptophan synthase subunit alpha codes for MNITDAIRNTKRAVIPYVTAGLPDMETTGKIVRALSDAGAAAIEIGIPFSDPMADGPVLQKASKTSLDAGFKMDALFEHLPAWSAEVKCPLIVMSYINPLMHRGLEPTLKRLKTSGISGVIIPDEPSDAADLFNMTRSAGLDLIRLVAPTTALERKKEVISQCSGFIYAVSVKGVTGARKALPDEVKSQVGEIRKITDLPVCVGFGVSSKEQVDEILGFADGVIIGSYLMERIMTASNPPDEAARLISNLIG; via the coding sequence ATGAATATAACTGATGCGATAAGAAACACGAAAAGGGCGGTCATACCTTATGTAACGGCAGGGCTTCCGGATATGGAGACAACCGGAAAAATAGTAAGGGCGCTTTCGGATGCCGGAGCGGCCGCAATCGAAATAGGCATACCGTTTTCAGACCCGATGGCCGACGGGCCTGTTCTGCAGAAGGCGTCAAAGACCTCACTCGATGCAGGCTTTAAAATGGATGCGCTTTTTGAACACCTGCCTGCGTGGAGTGCGGAAGTGAAGTGTCCGCTTATAGTAATGAGCTATATTAATCCATTGATGCACAGGGGGCTTGAGCCTACACTTAAAAGACTCAAGACCTCAGGCATTTCAGGTGTGATAATCCCTGACGAGCCGTCCGACGCAGCAGATTTGTTCAACATGACCCGGTCAGCCGGGCTTGACCTCATACGCCTGGTTGCACCGACAACAGCCCTTGAACGCAAAAAGGAAGTTATATCCCAGTGCAGCGGGTTTATATACGCAGTCTCGGTCAAGGGTGTTACGGGCGCGCGCAAGGCTCTGCCGGATGAGGTGAAAAGTCAGGTCGGGGAAATCAGAAAAATTACAGACCTTCCGGTATGCGTAGGCTTCGGCGTGTCGTCGAAGGAGCAGGTGGATGAAATTCTCGGTTTTGCAGACGGGGTGATTATAGGAAGTTATCTGATGGAAAGGATCATGACCGCATCAAATCCGCCGGATGAGGCGGCAAGGTTGATAAGCAACCTGATTGGCTGA
- a CDS encoding phosphoribosylanthranilate isomerase, whose translation MWVKICGLTRRDDAMAAVGMGADAVGFVLTKMSRKYADPAEVSGWVAEIRGVEKVGVFYDERPQQIMDIAAKLGLDTIQIHSTVTEEYISLSKKYRIIAAIKDAGSLHYKNERPDTGEVLMGLSRKEYGAKTYMPVRILIDPSMGSGIRAEWRTYPFPFLLAGGLSPDNVREAILKAGPAGVDVSSGVEISPGIKDVSLIEKFILEARS comes from the coding sequence ATGTGGGTGAAGATATGCGGACTTACGAGAAGGGATGACGCAATGGCCGCCGTCGGAATGGGAGCGGATGCCGTTGGATTTGTCCTGACAAAGATGAGCAGGAAGTACGCCGACCCGGCAGAAGTTTCCGGGTGGGTGGCCGAAATCAGAGGTGTCGAGAAGGTCGGAGTCTTTTATGACGAACGTCCGCAGCAGATAATGGATATTGCCGCAAAACTCGGGCTTGACACCATACAGATCCATTCAACGGTCACGGAAGAATACATATCTCTATCGAAGAAATACAGGATCATCGCGGCGATAAAGGATGCAGGTTCGCTTCATTATAAAAACGAAAGACCTGATACAGGAGAGGTTCTTATGGGACTTTCCCGTAAGGAATATGGTGCGAAAACGTACATGCCGGTGCGGATTCTGATCGACCCCAGCATGGGCTCTGGTATCAGGGCCGAATGGCGGACATATCCTTTTCCCTTCCTGCTGGCGGGCGGCTTGTCGCCGGATAATGTCCGGGAGGCGATTTTGAAGGCCGGACCTGCCGGTGTGGATGTGAGTTCTGGAGTTGAAATTTCACCGGGGATAAAAGACGTATCTCTTATCGAAAAATTCATTCTGGAGGCAAGATCATGA
- the trpB gene encoding tryptophan synthase subunit beta translates to MKGYYGEFGGQYVPETLIPALVELEDAVEKNFSDMSFWAEFDDLMRNYVGRPSPLTFAGRLSAHYGIDVWLKREDLNHTGSHKINNAIGQILLAGRMGKRRVIAETGAGQHGVATATVCALFGLECAVYMGTEDIKRQKMNVERMRLLGTEVVPVSAGTATLKDATSEAIRDWVTNVDDTYYLIGSVIGPHPYPMMVRRFQAIIGDEARAQILEKTGKLPDAVIACVGGGSNAIGIFAGFVDDPVELIGVEAYGDGDRKHGASINFGTPGVLHGARFFLLQDDDGQVLDTHSIAAGLDYPGAGPEHCFLSESKRANYMLVTDKEALEGFSILGRLEGILPALESSHAIAYLQKYAADNKGKTVIVNLSGRGDKDLHTVLEAGI, encoded by the coding sequence ATGAAAGGCTATTATGGAGAATTCGGGGGCCAGTATGTACCGGAAACTTTGATACCGGCGCTGGTTGAGCTTGAGGATGCGGTTGAGAAGAATTTTTCGGACATGAGCTTCTGGGCCGAATTCGACGATCTCATGAGGAATTATGTCGGCAGGCCGTCGCCGCTTACTTTTGCAGGAAGACTTTCTGCACATTACGGCATCGATGTGTGGCTCAAGAGAGAAGACCTCAACCACACCGGTTCGCATAAGATAAATAATGCAATTGGTCAGATACTGCTGGCCGGGAGAATGGGAAAGAGGCGCGTAATAGCCGAGACCGGGGCAGGGCAGCATGGCGTTGCTACGGCCACGGTATGCGCGCTGTTCGGGCTCGAATGCGCTGTCTATATGGGCACAGAAGACATAAAGCGCCAGAAGATGAATGTAGAGCGCATGAGGCTTCTGGGTACCGAGGTTGTGCCAGTCAGCGCCGGAACCGCGACCCTCAAGGATGCGACAAGCGAGGCCATACGCGACTGGGTGACGAATGTTGACGATACCTATTATCTGATAGGTTCGGTCATAGGCCCGCATCCGTATCCGATGATGGTGAGAAGATTCCAGGCAATCATAGGCGACGAGGCGAGGGCGCAGATTCTTGAAAAAACGGGAAAACTGCCCGATGCAGTCATTGCATGCGTCGGAGGCGGCAGCAATGCAATAGGAATATTTGCAGGCTTTGTTGATGATCCGGTGGAGCTGATAGGCGTTGAAGCCTACGGCGATGGCGATAGGAAGCACGGGGCAAGCATAAACTTCGGCACGCCTGGGGTGCTTCACGGCGCCAGGTTTTTTCTCCTGCAGGATGATGACGGACAGGTTCTGGATACGCATTCGATTGCAGCGGGCCTTGATTATCCGGGCGCAGGGCCTGAGCATTGCTTTCTTTCGGAGAGCAAAAGGGCCAATTATATGCTTGTCACGGATAAGGAGGCGCTTGAAGGCTTCAGCATACTTGGGAGGCTCGAAGGCATCCTGCCCGCGCTGGAAAGTTCGCATGCAATAGCTTATCTTCAGAAATACGCGGCAGACAACAAGGGAAAGACGGTGATAGTCAACCTCTCGGGCAGGGGCGACAAGGACCTGCATACGGTTCTGGAGGCAGGTATATGA
- a CDS encoding ATP-binding protein, with translation MIKREAEDFLKSVSKSFPVVAITGPRQSGKTTLARFVFGDKPYVNLENLDLRDAAENDPRGFLSQYSKGAVLDEIQRCPKLFSYLQEFIDTLNIPGLFVLTGSQQFGLLSSITQSLAGRVALLQLLPFNLSECSLIKSFTEKTSIDELLLKGFYPPVHDKKPEPAVWYSNYVQTYIERDVRQMVNIKDLSLFRRFVRMCASRTGQLLNLSSLSADCGITHNTAREWISILEASYIIFLLRPHYSNFSKRLIKTPKIYFYDTGLASWLLSIQDKVQMSHHPMRGALFETFVISEFMKSRYNRGLESNLYFWRDRTGTEVDLVVEKGDKLEPVEIKSGQTLNKDYFAGINKWSEIAGDVSINPVLIYGGSATIEKHGIKVVSWKSISEVSYQ, from the coding sequence ATGATAAAGCGTGAGGCGGAAGATTTTTTAAAGAGTGTTTCAAAATCTTTTCCTGTGGTTGCAATTACAGGGCCGAGACAATCAGGAAAAACGACACTGGCAAGATTCGTATTCGGCGACAAGCCGTATGTCAATCTTGAAAACCTTGATTTAAGGGATGCTGCCGAGAACGATCCCAGGGGTTTCCTTTCGCAATACAGTAAAGGAGCTGTCCTTGACGAAATTCAGCGCTGTCCAAAGCTTTTTTCTTATCTTCAGGAATTTATTGATACACTGAATATCCCTGGGCTTTTTGTTCTAACTGGTTCACAGCAATTTGGACTATTGTCCAGCATCACGCAGTCGCTTGCGGGAAGGGTAGCCCTGCTGCAGCTTTTGCCTTTCAATCTCAGTGAATGCAGTTTGATAAAATCCTTTACAGAAAAAACGAGTATTGATGAACTTCTTCTCAAAGGGTTTTATCCACCTGTTCATGATAAAAAACCAGAACCGGCGGTTTGGTATTCAAACTATGTGCAAACCTATATTGAGCGTGATGTAAGGCAAATGGTAAACATCAAGGATTTGAGCCTTTTCAGGCGGTTTGTAAGAATGTGTGCGTCCAGGACAGGACAGCTGCTCAACCTTTCTTCATTGTCTGCCGACTGCGGGATTACTCATAATACGGCAAGAGAGTGGATATCTATCCTTGAGGCAAGCTACATAATATTTCTTTTGAGACCGCATTATTCGAATTTCAGCAAAAGGCTTATAAAGACGCCTAAAATCTATTTCTATGATACAGGCCTTGCGTCATGGCTCCTTTCTATTCAGGACAAAGTTCAGATGAGCCATCATCCCATGCGGGGCGCATTGTTCGAAACTTTTGTAATAAGTGAATTCATGAAGTCAAGATATAACAGAGGGCTTGAATCAAACCTGTACTTCTGGAGAGACCGAACTGGGACGGAAGTTGACCTTGTTGTTGAGAAAGGTGACAAGCTTGAGCCTGTGGAGATTAAATCAGGCCAGACGCTTAATAAGGATTATTTTGCGGGAATTAATAAATGGAGTGAAATTGCCGGAGATGTTTCAATAAACCCGGTATTGATATATGGAGGCAGTGCAACTATTGAAAAACATGGAATAAAAGTGGTTTCATGGAAAAGTATATCTGAGGTTTCATATCAATAA